A window of bacterium contains these coding sequences:
- a CDS encoding PorV/PorQ family protein, translating to MPTFNKHTLRPGAAVAALLLLTGLFPAAGSLRADDINSSTGTTALNFLKTAVGARAAALGTAYTALSDDAAGCFWNPAGLTDAPERELFFTHQRLIADMSQSAAAYVFDVDRFKVGVSMNYFSAGELERRETNSVEAQGTFSPFDMALGVSAAMRVNELVSAGVTARWVHENLDSQTASAMLFDIGVRSRTIIPGLSAALSVRNLGTQLKYENKGYDAPREVAVGASYHKGLPWARGAATVTAEIVRPNDNDARLAFGAEYGWREMLYGRVGYRSGLNNEDMSFGFGIVYMQLRFDYAFVPYVEGLGDSHRFSFNYSF from the coding sequence GTGCCGACATTCAATAAACACACGCTCCGTCCGGGAGCGGCGGTCGCGGCGCTCCTGCTGCTCACCGGCCTGTTCCCGGCCGCGGGCAGCCTGCGGGCGGACGACATCAATTCCAGCACCGGCACCACGGCGCTGAACTTTCTGAAGACCGCGGTGGGAGCGCGCGCGGCGGCCCTGGGCACGGCGTACACCGCTCTGTCGGATGACGCGGCGGGCTGTTTCTGGAACCCGGCCGGCCTGACCGACGCCCCGGAGCGCGAGCTGTTCTTCACCCACCAGCGCCTGATCGCCGATATGTCGCAGAGCGCCGCCGCCTACGTGTTCGATGTGGACCGCTTCAAGGTCGGCGTGTCGATGAACTATTTCAGCGCCGGCGAGCTGGAGCGGCGCGAGACCAACTCCGTGGAGGCCCAGGGCACGTTCAGCCCGTTCGACATGGCCCTGGGGGTGAGTGCGGCCATGCGGGTCAACGAGCTGGTCTCGGCCGGGGTGACCGCCCGCTGGGTCCACGAGAACCTGGACTCCCAGACCGCCAGCGCCATGCTGTTCGATATCGGGGTGCGCTCCCGCACGATCATCCCCGGCCTGAGCGCGGCCCTGAGCGTGCGCAACCTGGGCACCCAGCTCAAGTACGAGAACAAGGGTTACGACGCCCCGCGGGAGGTGGCGGTGGGCGCCTCCTACCACAAGGGCCTGCCCTGGGCGCGCGGCGCGGCCACGGTCACGGCCGAGATCGTGCGACCCAACGACAACGATGCCCGTCTGGCTTTCGGCGCCGAGTACGGCTGGCGCGAGATGCTCTACGGCCGTGTGGGCTACCGCTCCGGCCTGAACAACGAGGACATGTCGTTCGGCTTCGGGATAGTCTACATGCAGTTGCGCTTCGACTACGCTTTCGTGCCCTATGTCGAGGGCCTGGGCGATTCGCACCGTTTCAGCTTCAACTACAGTTTCTGA
- a CDS encoding FG-GAP-like repeat-containing protein, which yields MDGDGVPEVVVATAHAEVFAWRLAADGSLTSLPGWPVRLPGLNSATPVLADLDGDGALEVLLPNRNGSSGSQLFALTGAGGHLNGFPVSIGAEAVAPVAVLQDATLAPSAIFVGTLGGKLLAFDRQGHEKYSADLGAPIVCAPLVGKMGLPGSSEEARVCAFAEDGKIWSLNAATGEPSAGWPVLTGGSCLAGGALGDVDGDGLNELVAPVDFPDSPEKDGAELYVLEYNGAGLAGHPLHLNMDYSYPAPYMSAPALADLDGDGAQEMLVSTRGRLVAAYRADGTGRPFERFPTGSDAVLPPVPADLDGDGKLDLLCSDAEGFLYAWSTGSTKLSPQWAGLGNGPARTGLSSSAQRNPGLPSAATALSENTCYVWPNPLRGDRARVVYRLGRGDVSRVTVKVLTTSGETVAETDGATSAAAGQDNEVVLDASRYASGVYLVLIEARSEGAGTARVLKKFAVIR from the coding sequence ATCGACGGCGACGGGGTGCCGGAAGTGGTGGTGGCCACCGCGCACGCCGAGGTGTTCGCCTGGCGACTGGCGGCGGATGGCAGCCTGACCAGCCTGCCCGGCTGGCCCGTGCGCCTGCCCGGCCTTAACAGCGCCACCCCGGTGCTGGCCGACCTCGACGGCGACGGTGCCCTGGAGGTGCTGCTGCCCAACCGCAACGGCTCATCCGGCTCGCAGCTTTTCGCCTTGACCGGCGCGGGCGGCCACCTGAACGGTTTCCCGGTCTCGATCGGGGCTGAGGCCGTGGCCCCGGTCGCCGTGCTGCAGGACGCCACCCTGGCCCCGAGCGCGATTTTCGTGGGCACCTTGGGCGGCAAGCTGCTGGCTTTCGACAGGCAGGGACATGAAAAGTATTCAGCCGATCTGGGTGCGCCGATAGTCTGCGCCCCTCTGGTCGGCAAGATGGGCCTGCCGGGCTCCTCGGAAGAGGCGCGGGTCTGCGCGTTCGCTGAAGATGGAAAAATCTGGAGCCTTAACGCCGCCACGGGCGAGCCGTCCGCGGGTTGGCCGGTGCTCACCGGCGGTTCCTGCCTGGCCGGCGGGGCGTTAGGCGATGTGGACGGCGACGGGCTGAACGAGCTGGTGGCGCCGGTGGATTTCCCCGACTCGCCGGAGAAGGACGGGGCCGAGCTGTACGTACTGGAGTACAACGGCGCGGGCCTGGCCGGTCACCCGCTGCACCTGAACATGGATTACTCCTATCCCGCGCCCTACATGAGCGCGCCCGCCCTGGCCGACCTGGATGGGGACGGGGCCCAGGAGATGCTGGTTTCCACCCGCGGACGTCTGGTGGCGGCCTACCGGGCGGATGGCACGGGCCGTCCGTTCGAGCGTTTCCCCACCGGCAGCGACGCGGTGCTGCCCCCTGTGCCCGCCGACCTGGACGGGGACGGTAAGCTGGACCTTCTGTGCTCGGACGCCGAGGGCTTCCTGTACGCCTGGTCCACCGGCTCAACCAAGCTTTCGCCCCAGTGGGCCGGCCTGGGTAACGGGCCGGCGCGCACGGGCCTAAGCTCGTCCGCGCAGAGGAACCCGGGCCTGCCCTCCGCGGCCACGGCCCTGAGCGAGAACACATGCTATGTCTGGCCCAACCCGCTGCGCGGTGATCGCGCCCGCGTGGTCTACCGTCTGGGCCGCGGCGATGTGAGCCGGGTGACTGTCAAGGTGCTGACCACCAGCGGTGAGACCGTGGCCGAGACCGATGGCGCCACCTCCGCCGCCGCGGGCCAGGACAATGAGGTGGTCCTGGACGCCTCGCGCTACGCCAGCGGGGTGTACCTCGTGCTGATCGAGGCCCGGAGCGAGGGAGCCGGCACCGCCCGGGTGCTGAAAAAATTCGCCGTGATACGCTGA